Below is a window of Geomonas oryzisoli DNA.
CGGGCTCTCCCCCATCCCGTAGACCAGCAGGTCCGCCTTGGCATCGAAGAGTGCGGAGCGGCGCACCTTGTCTTCCCAGAAGTCGTAATGGGCGAAACGCCTGAGGCTCGCCTCAATGCCACCGATCACCACCGGCACGTCGCGGTAGGCTTCCTTCAACCGTGAGGTGTAGATGATGGTGGCGCGGTTGGGGCGCGCACCGTGGCGGTTGCCGGGAGTGTAGGCGTCGTCGCGGCGCAGTTTCCTGGCCGGGGTGTAGTGCGCCACCATGGAATCCATGGCACCTGCGGCGACCGCGAAGAACAGGCGCGGGCGCCCGAGCGCCATGAACGGCTCCTTGCTGCGCCAGTCCGGTTGCGGAATGATGCCGACCCGGAGCCCCTTCGATTCCAGGAGCCGCGCCAGCAGCGGCACACCGAACGAGGGGTGGTCCACGTAGGCGTCGCCGGAGACGAAGATGACATCGAGCTCGTTCCAGCCGCGAGCCTTTGCTTCGGAAAGTGAGATGGGGAGAAACCGGGAAGGAGACTGCTTGGGGCGTGCGTGTTTCATATAAACCTTAAAACCGTTGGCCACGGAGAAAATCTGAGGACATCTGAGAAAGTCAAAACCAAAAGGCTTCTATCTTTGCTTCTCTCAGATTTTCTCCGAAGTTCTCCGTGGCTAATGGTTTTGACTTTACGGGAAGATCCCCAGGAAATCGAGGCCGAGAGTCTCGGGAAGCCCGCACATGAGGTTCATGTTCTGAACCGCCTGCCCGGACGCGCCTTTCACCAGGTTGTCGATGGCGGAGACCACGATGATCCTACCGGTCCTTTCGTCGACCACGATACCGATGTCGCAGAAGTTGGATCCCCTGACGTGCGCCGTCGACGGGAGCACTCCCTCGGGCAGCACCCTGACGAACGGCTCCCCCTCGTAGAAGGTCTCGTACAGGGTAATCAGTTCGGACGCCCTCACCTTCCCGGTCGGGACACTGTAGATGGTGGAAAGGATGCCGCGGTCCATCGGCACCAGGTGCGGCGTGAACGAGATGGTGAGCGGAGTGCCCGCCAGCAGTGCGAGTTCCTGCTCGATCTCGGGGATGTGACGATGCACGCCCCCCACGCCGTAGGCCTTGAAGCCTTCATTCACCTCGCAGTAGAGGTTGTCCACCTTGGCGCTGCGCCCGGCGCCGGAAGTACCGGACTTGGCGTCGACGATGATGCTCTTCGGATCGATCACCTTACCCTTCAATAGCGGCGCCAGGCCGAGGATGACGCTGGTCGGGTAGCAGCCGGGGTTGGCGATCAGGTTCGCCTCGCGGATCGTGTCGCGACGCAGCTCGGGAATGCCGTAGACCGCCTGGGGGAGCAGTTCCGGGGTCAGGTGCTTTTCGTACCACTTGCCGTAGACGTCGGCGTCGTGCAGCCGGTAGTCGGCCGAGAGATCGACCACGTCCTTGCCCATCTTCAGAAAGGTCGGCACGACCGCCATGGCCGCCTTGTGCGGCAGCGCGGTGAAGACCACGTCCGCCTGCTCTGCGATCCCGACCGGCTCGAGGTTCTGAAGCACTAAGTCACACCTGCCGCGCAGGGTCGGGAACACGTCGCTCACCGGGCGACCGGCGCTCTGCTCGGAGGTGACACAGGTGACGGCAACCTCGGGGTGGGCATGAAGGATACGGATAAGTTCGACGCCGGTATAGCCGCTGGCACCGACGATGGCAACCTTGATCATGAAAGGCCTCCCTTCTCAGAACGGAAAAAATGGAAGCTTGATGTTAGCACAGCTTCCAGACAGATTAACACTCAAAACCTCAAAACCGTTAGCCACGGAGAACTTCGGAGAACATCTGAGAGAAACAAAACTTTTTTGGTTTTGGTTTTCTCAGATGTCCTCAGATTTTCTCCGTGGCCAATGGTTTTGCTTCTAAGGTTTTTGAAACAGCAAAAGGAGGAACCCTGACGGATTCCCCCTTTGCAATACTGAGACAGCAATTGCCTCCAGCAGCGGATTAACGCTTGGAGAACTGGAAGCTGGCGCGTGCCGCCTTCTTGCCGTACTTCTTTCTTTCCTTGATGCGCGAGTCGCGGGTGATGAACCCGGCCTTCTTCAAGGTGCCGCGCAGGTCGGCATCGGCCTCGATGAGGGCCTTGGTGATGCCGTGCTTGATGGCGCCGGCCTGGCCGGAGTCGCCACCGCCCTTGACGGTGCAGAAGATGTCGAACTTGCCGACATTCTCGGTCAGCTCGAGGGGCTGCATGACCACCATCTTGGAGGTCTCGCGGCCGAAGTAGCTGTCAAGAGTCTTGGTATTTACAATGATCTCACCATTGCCCGGCTTGATCCAAACCCTGGCGATGGAAGACTTCCTTTTCCCGGTTGCGTAAAAGCTTGCTGCCATTTTCTATCTCCTGATGAACGAATTAAATGTTCAGATCTTTCGGATTCTGAGCCGCATGCGGATGAGCGCTGCCGCTGTAGATCTTCAGCTTCTTGATCATGTGGCGGGCAAGCTTGTTCTTGGGCAGCATGCCTTTCACGGCTTTCTTGATCAGATCTTCCGGCTTCTTGTCGAGGAGCTTGCCGGCAGAGATCTCTTTCAGGCCGCCCGGGAAAGCAGAGTGGCTGTAGTAGGTCTTGTCGGAAAGCTTCTTGCCGGTGAGGGCGATCTTCTCAGCGTTCACGACGATGACGAAGTCGCCGGTATCAACGCTCGGGGTAAAGGTCGGCTTGTTCTTGCCACGCAGCACGTTGGCGATCTCGGTCGCTACACGGCCGAGGACCTTATTATCCACATCAACCAGGTACCAATCCCTGGTCACTTCTTCTTTTTTGGCAACTTGCGTCTTCATTGAAACCTCACAGCTATCTGGAATTAGCACATTAACTTACAGAAGATTGAGAATTTAATCGATTCGTCCGTTCATGTCAAGACAAAAAACCGCGGAGAGAATTAACGCTCTATTAAAGAGGCATCATTCCCCGCTCTGCCCCGGGTAGAAAACCTGCATGAGACAGAGCCCTTGCGGCGGCACTGTCATTCCCGCGTTCTGCCGGTCGCCCCCCTTGAGCAGACGCGCCACGTCGGCCGCGCTCAACCTGCCCTGCCCCACTTCGATGAGCGTCCCGGTGATGATGCGCACCATGTTCTTCAGAAAACCGCTACCGTTGATGTCGAGGTGCAACAGGCGCCCCTCCTGCACCAATTCCATGCTGTAGATACGGCGCACGGTGGTCTTGGCGGCACAGTTGGCGCCGCGGAAGGCGGCGAAGTCATGCTCGCCGACGAAGAGCTTGCAGGCGGCGCGCATCGCCTCGACGTCGAGCTTGCCCTTGACGCGCCATGCCGTGTGACGCACCAGCGGCGAACGGAGGTCGTCGAGCAGCATGGTGTAGCGGTAGTGCTTTGCCTGCGCGTTGAAGCGCGCGTGGAAGTCGAGCGGCACCTCGGCAGCGTCGCGCACCGCGATATCACTCGGGAGCAGCGAGTTCAGCCCCTCGCGGAAGGCGCGTAGCGGCATGGTGCGCTCGGTCTTGAAGCAGGCCACCATGCCGCGGGCGTGCACCCCGGCGTCGGTGCGGCCGGAGGCGTGCAGGGTGGTGTGCTCCCCGAGCATCTTGGCCAGCGCCTTTTCCATGACCTCCTGGATGGTCAGCCCGTTGGGCTGCACCTGCCAGCCGGCGTAGGCGGTGCCGTCGTATTCTATGATCAGTTTGATGTTGCGCATACCCTTCCTGGTCTGACAGGTCCGCCTAGTCCGACTGGTCTGACGTCCATGACTACTTCAAGTACTGCTCCACCAGAATCTCAGCTATCTGCACGGCGTTGGTGGCAGCGCCCTTCCTAAGGTTGTCGGCCACAATCCAGAGGTTCAGGCCGTTCTTGATGGAGGCGTCCTCGCGGATGCGCCCCACCAGGGTCAGGTCCTCGCCGGCGACGTCCATGGCCATCGGGTACTCGCCGTTGGGCGGATTGTCCACCAGTTCCACGCCCGGCGCATCCTCCAGGAGCTCGCGCGCCTTGGCCACGGTGATCTTCTTCTCGGTCTCGATGTTGACCGACTCGGAGTGGCCGTAGAAGACGGGAACGCGGACGCAGGTCGCGGTGGTGGCGATGTCCGCCTCCATGATCTTCCTGGTCTCGTTGACCATCTTCATCTCTTCCTTGGTGTAGCCGTTGTCGCAGAAGGAATCGATCTGCGGCAGGCAGTTGAAGGCGATGCGGTGCGGATAGACCTCGTTCTTGGGCGGGCGGCCGTTCAGAAGCTCCCCGGTCTGGATGCGCAACTCATCGATCGCCTTGTTGCCGGTGCCGGAAACGGCCTGGTAGGTGGAGACCACGATCCTCTTGATGGTGCCGAAGTCGTGCAGGGGCTTGAGCGCCACCACCATCTGGATGGTGGAGCAGTTCGGGTTGGCGATGATCCCCTTTTTGCGATAGTCGGCGATAGCGTGCGGGTTCACCTCCGGGACCACCAGCGGCACGTCCTTGTCCATGCGCCACGCACTGGAGTTGTCGATGCAAACCGCTCCCGCCTTGGCCGCGGACGGACAAAACTCTTCGGAGCGCGCCCCACCTGCCGAGAAGAGGGCGATATCGATCCCGTCGAAGGAATCGTGCTTCAGCTCCTCCACAGTCACCGGTTTGCCGTTGAACTCCAGCACCTGTCCCGCGCTCCTCGCGCTCGCCAGGAACTTGATCTGCCCCACCGGGAACTTGCGCTCCTCCAGGCACTCGATCATCTGGGTTCCCACGGCACCGGTCGCGCCTACCACTGCTACATTCCACGTCTTCTTCATGCTTTTACATCTCCTCAAGACAAAAACGGGAGCGCGCCCCCTGGCTGCCGGGGACGCGCTCCGCTTCTCGCTGCATAAAATTCAGAAACTAAGTCAACGGCATCTCACACGGAACAACACGGAGAAGACGGAAAGAGCACGGATCTAAAGCCTGGTTTCCCCAAAATGCTTTTGCCTTATCTGCCTTTATCCGTACGTTCCCGTAAAATCCGTGTGCGACGCCTTTGACCTTGACCTTACCTCTCCTTCAGGATCTGCAGCATGCGGCGCAGCGGCTCGGCGGCGCCCCACAGCAGCTGATCGCCGCAGGTGAAGGCGGAGAGGTACTGCGGCCCCATCTTCATCTTGCGCACGCGGCCGACCGGGACGGTGAGCGACCCGGAAACGGCTGCCGGGGTGAGCCCCGCCAGGGAGTCGGCCTTGTTGTTCGGGATGAACTTCACCCACTGGTTGTCGTTCTTGATCATGTCCTCGATCTCGGCGATCGGGATGTCCTTGGTCAGTTTCATGGTGATCGCCTGGCTGTGGCAGCGCATCGCGCCCACGCGGACACAGATGCCGTCCACCGGGATCGGGTTCACGGCGCCGAGGATCTTGTTGGTCTCGGCGTAGCCTTTCCACTCCTCGCGGCTCTGCCCGTCCTCGACCTCGCGGTCGATCCAGGGGAGCACGCTGCCGGCCAGCGGGAAGCCGAACTCCTTGGTCGGCATGTCACCGCTTCTCAGGGTGTCAGTGACCTTCTTATCGATCTCGAGGATCGCGGAACCCGGGGTGGCCAACTGCTGGGCAACGGAACCATGCAGCACGCCCATCTGGGAGAGAAGCTCACGCATGTTCGGTGCGCCGGCACCGGAGGCTGCCTGGTAGGTCATGGAGGAGAGCCACTCGACCACGCCCGCCTTGAACAGCCCGCCCAGGCCCATGAGCATGAGGCTCACGGTGCAGTTGCCGCCGACGTAGTCCTTGATCCCCTTGGAGAGGGCCGCGTCGATGACGTTGCGGTTGATCGGATCGAGGATGATGACGGCGTCGTCTTCCATACGCAGGGTGCTGGCGGCATCGATCCAGTAGCCGTTCCAGCCGGCCTTCTTCAGCTCCGGGCGGACGGCCTTGGTGTAATCGCCCCCCTGGCAGGTGATGATCACGTCCAGCTTCTTCAGCTCGTTGATGTCCGATGCATCCTTCAGCGTCCCCGCGTTCAGCGGGGCGGGCTGCCCCACCTGCGAAGTGGTGAAGAATACCGGCTCAACACCTGCGAAATCGTTCTCTTCCTGCATGCGCTGCATGAGAACCGAGCCAACCATGCCACGCCAACCGACCATACCGACTTTCATAGGCGACCTTCCTTTCTATTTATATGGTGTGAATGTGTGGCGGGGTCTCCCCCGCCTTGTTTGTGCCGTTACTTACAGGTTGGCGATGATGGCGTCGCCGATCTCCTTGGTGTTGACCAGCTTCTCGCCGGCCTTCTCCTGATAGATGTCGCGGGTGCGGTAACCCTGGTCCAGCACCTTGGCGACGGCGTTGTCGATGGCGTCGGCCGCCTCGACCATGCCGAAGGAGTAACGCAGCATCATCCCCGCGGAGAGGATCTGGGCGATCGGGTTGGCGATCCCCTGCCCCGCGATGTCCGGGGCGCTGCCGCCGGAGGGCTCGTACATGCCGAAGGTCCCCTCGGCCAGCGAAGCCGACGGGAGCATCCCCAGGGAGCCGGTCAGCATGGCGGCCTCGTCGGAGAGGATGTCGCCGAACATGTTCTCGCACAGGATGACGTCGAACTGCTTGGGCCACCTTACCAGCTGCATCGCCGCGTTGTCCACGTACATGTGGGAAAGCTCGACGTCCGGGTACTCCTTGGCGATGTTGATCACGATCTCGCGCCAGAGCACGGAGGTGGAGAGAACGTTGGCCTTGTCGATGGAGCAGACCTTCTTGCCGCGCTTCTGGGCGGCCTGAAAGGCGACGTGCGCGATGCGCTCGATCTCGGGCACGCTGTAGCGCATGGTGTCCACGCCGACGCGGTCACGGCCGGCCCCGTCGATCCCCTTGGGCTGGGAGAAGTAGATGCCACCGGTCAGCTCGCGGATCACCAGGATGTCGAATCCGCCGGCGATGACCTCTTCCTTCAGGGAGGAGGCGCTGGTCAGCGACGGGAAGATGATGGCGGGACGAAGATTGGCATAGAGACCGAAGATCTTCCTCAGCGGCAGCAGTGCGCCGCGCTCGGGCTGCTCGTCCGGCGGCAGGGTCTCCCACTTGGGACCGCCCACCGAACCGAACAGGATGGCGTCGGCTGCCTTGCATATATTCACGGTAGTCTCGGGAAGGGCACGCCCCTCCAGGTCGATCCCGGCGCCGCCTACGTTGGCGTGGGTGCGCTCGAATTTCACGTCGTAGCGTTTCTCGACCGCATCCAGTACCTTCAGTGCTTCTGCCATAACCTCCGGGCCGATGCCGTCACCCGGCAGCACCGCCACTTTAAAAAGCTGTCCCATTGCACAACCTCCGATATGTATTAAATTAGCGATTCTATTTGCGAGACAGTGATATTGTCAACATAAAAAAGGCCGTCAAACATACGTTTAGCGCCCCAAACCATGACTATGAGTTAATGCTCGGCCGGCTGGTTCAGTTCCGGCACGAAATGAATCCTCGATGCAGAGTTTTATTAGAGAATAATAAAACTTTCGGTTTATCTTCATGAGGTGTTGTGGTACATTCCGAGGAAACCGCTGGGGCTGAACCGGCCCCAGGAGGCTTATCGGCGGCTGCGCCGCCAAAACTTCCCTAACGAGAAGCGCCGACTGGACAAATTCATTAGAGAAGGTAATATTCCTTGGCCAGCGAAAGACACCAATCGCGCAAAGGGAGAGGCACCCGCGCAGCCAGCAAAAGGAGGCCCGCAAAGGGGACAGGCACCTGCGGAGCCAGTCCCCGGGAGCCGTGACCGACATGACCGCATCCCGCGTAGGAACATCATATTTTCAGGAGAAGAAATGCTACTCATCGCTCGTCTCGCACAGTGTGCCGCTGTGCTTTCCCTGCTCACCATGACCGCCTGCTCGACGCCCCGCGCCGGCAAACCCGTGCTCGGAGACCCGGAAAACCCGTATCCCATGCAGAAAGCCGCCGAGATCGGCGACATCATCCACCTCCCCACCGGGACGCTGGTGACGCCGCAGCAGATGTTCGACGTGGTCACCGACGCCCGGGTGGTCTACGTCGGCGAGACGCATGACAACCCGGCCGCGCACCGCCTGGAACTGGACACGCTGAAGGCTATGGAGCAGCGCTACCCCGGCAAGGTCGCGCTCGGCATGGAGATGTTCGTGAGGTCGCAGCAGCCGGTCCTCGACCGCTGGGTGGCGGGCGAACTGGATGAGAAGGCGTTCTTGAAGGCCTCACGCTGGTACGACAACTGGAAGATGGACTTCGCGTACTACCGCGACCTGCTCCTCTACGCCAGGGAAAAGCGGATCCCGGTCGTCGCGCTGAACGCGGAGAAGGAACTGGTGCAGGCCGTGCGCATGAAACCGCTCGAGGAGCTGACTCCTGAGCAGAAAGCGCAGCTGCCGCAGATGGACCTCTCCGATCCGTACCAGCGCGCCCAAACCGAGAGCATCTTCAGCGGACACAACAGCCACGGCAAAATGGCCATCGAGGGCTTCATCCGGGCCCAAACCCTGTGGGACGAGACCATGGCGGAATCCGCCGTGCGCTACCTCACCAGCGCCTCAGGAAAGGATCGGCGCCTTCTCGTTGTCGCAGGCGGCAATCACGTCGGCTACGGCTTCGGCATCCCGCGCCGTGCCTTCCGCCGTCTCCCCGCCTCCTACGCCACCATCGGCGGCCATGAGGTTGTGGTGCGGCGCGCCGAGAAGCCGGTGATGATGGATGTGGAGACCCCGGACTTCCCCACCGTCTCCTTCGACTTCCTGGTGAACTACGCCTACGAGGGGCTCCCCGCACCGGGCGTGCTGCTCGGCGTCATGTTCGAGCCCGACCCGAAAGGGCGCGGCTTGGTGGTGAACACGGTGGTGCCCGACTCCAACGCCTCCCGCGCCGGGGTGCAAAAGGGTGACCTGCTGCTCGCCATGGACAACGAGCCGTTAAAGGAAAGCCTCGATCTGGTCTACGCGGTGAAACAGAAGCACGTGGGAGACAAGTCCACCCTGAAGCTGGAACGAAAGGGTGAAGTGATGGATATAGAGGTGGTCTTCAAAATAGGAGAGGCGCCCAAGCACGGCAAGCCCTGACACCGGCGGGATGATGTCCCGACGCTTAACTGGAGGAAAGCTATTGTATGTACGCCATGAGTAATGTCGGCAATACCATCGCCATGGTGCTTGCCGGTGGCAAAGGGGAGCGCCTGAGCCCCCTCACCATCAGAAGGGCCAAGCCGAGCGTCATGTTCGGCGGCAAATACAAGATCATCGACTTCGTCCTGAGCAACCTCTTCAACTCCGGGATCAAGAAGGTCTACATCCTGACCCAGTACCGCGCCTACTCCCTCAACAAGCACATCAGGGAGTCGTGGGGCAAATGGACCGGCCTGGGCGAGTTCTTCGTCGCCATCTCGCCGGAGACCAGTTCGGAGAACGAGGACTGGTTCAAGGGGACAGCCGACGCCATCCTGCAGTACCTGCGCTTCGTGGAGTCGTCGGACGCGGACTACGTCGCCATCTTCGGCGGCGACCATATCTACAAGATGGACGTGAGCCAGATGATCGACTACCACCGCAGAAACCGCGCCGACCTGACCGTTGCGGCGCTGGAGGTGCCGGTCCAGGAGGCGAGCCGCTTCGGGGTCTTCTCGGTTGACGACGACTACAAAATCACCGCCTTCACCGAAAAACCGAAAAACCCGGAAAGCATCCCCGGCCGTGACACCTGCTTCGCTTCCATGGGGAACTACATCTTCTCCACCAAGAAGCTGATCGAAGTGCTGCAGGAAGGCAAGAAGCGGTACGAGGATCTGGATTTCGGCAAGCACGTCATCCCGATGATGCTGGAAAACCGCGACAAGGTCTTCGCGTACAACTTCAACGACAACATCATCCCAGGCATGAAGGCGGAGGAGAAGGGGTACTGGAAGGACGTGGGAACCATCGAGAGCTACTACGAGGCGAACATGGACCTGATCCACGTCTCGCCGCAGTTGAACCTCTACAACTACAAGTGGCCGATCCTGACCAACCAGGGG
It encodes the following:
- the argC gene encoding N-acetyl-gamma-glutamyl-phosphate reductase; translated protein: MIKVAIVGASGYTGVELIRILHAHPEVAVTCVTSEQSAGRPVSDVFPTLRGRCDLVLQNLEPVGIAEQADVVFTALPHKAAMAVVPTFLKMGKDVVDLSADYRLHDADVYGKWYEKHLTPELLPQAVYGIPELRRDTIREANLIANPGCYPTSVILGLAPLLKGKVIDPKSIIVDAKSGTSGAGRSAKVDNLYCEVNEGFKAYGVGGVHRHIPEIEQELALLAGTPLTISFTPHLVPMDRGILSTIYSVPTGKVRASELITLYETFYEGEPFVRVLPEGVLPSTAHVRGSNFCDIGIVVDERTGRIIVVSAIDNLVKGASGQAVQNMNLMCGLPETLGLDFLGIFP
- the glgC gene encoding glucose-1-phosphate adenylyltransferase, yielding MYAMSNVGNTIAMVLAGGKGERLSPLTIRRAKPSVMFGGKYKIIDFVLSNLFNSGIKKVYILTQYRAYSLNKHIRESWGKWTGLGEFFVAISPETSSENEDWFKGTADAILQYLRFVESSDADYVAIFGGDHIYKMDVSQMIDYHRRNRADLTVAALEVPVQEASRFGVFSVDDDYKITAFTEKPKNPESIPGRDTCFASMGNYIFSTKKLIEVLQEGKKRYEDLDFGKHVIPMMLENRDKVFAYNFNDNIIPGMKAEEKGYWKDVGTIESYYEANMDLIHVSPQLNLYNYKWPILTNQGNLPPAKTVFDEDGRRGMNIDSYVCAGCITSGATVRRTILGPRCKVNSYSEVEDSILFENVTVGRHVKIRRTIIDKNVVIPDGTEIGYDHDQDRAKGYRVTESGIVVVSMAEAK
- the rplM gene encoding 50S ribosomal protein L13 → MKTQVAKKEEVTRDWYLVDVDNKVLGRVATEIANVLRGKNKPTFTPSVDTGDFVIVVNAEKIALTGKKLSDKTYYSHSAFPGGLKEISAGKLLDKKPEDLIKKAVKGMLPKNKLARHMIKKLKIYSGSAHPHAAQNPKDLNI
- the rpsI gene encoding 30S ribosomal protein S9 is translated as MAASFYATGKRKSSIARVWIKPGNGEIIVNTKTLDSYFGRETSKMVVMQPLELTENVGKFDIFCTVKGGGDSGQAGAIKHGITKALIEADADLRGTLKKAGFITRDSRIKERKKYGKKAARASFQFSKR
- the truA gene encoding tRNA pseudouridine(38-40) synthase TruA is translated as MRNIKLIIEYDGTAYAGWQVQPNGLTIQEVMEKALAKMLGEHTTLHASGRTDAGVHARGMVACFKTERTMPLRAFREGLNSLLPSDIAVRDAAEVPLDFHARFNAQAKHYRYTMLLDDLRSPLVRHTAWRVKGKLDVEAMRAACKLFVGEHDFAAFRGANCAAKTTVRRIYSMELVQEGRLLHLDINGSGFLKNMVRIITGTLIEVGQGRLSAADVARLLKGGDRQNAGMTVPPQGLCLMQVFYPGQSGE
- the asd gene encoding aspartate-semialdehyde dehydrogenase, yielding MKVGMVGWRGMVGSVLMQRMQEENDFAGVEPVFFTTSQVGQPAPLNAGTLKDASDINELKKLDVIITCQGGDYTKAVRPELKKAGWNGYWIDAASTLRMEDDAVIILDPINRNVIDAALSKGIKDYVGGNCTVSLMLMGLGGLFKAGVVEWLSSMTYQAASGAGAPNMRELLSQMGVLHGSVAQQLATPGSAILEIDKKVTDTLRSGDMPTKEFGFPLAGSVLPWIDREVEDGQSREEWKGYAETNKILGAVNPIPVDGICVRVGAMRCHSQAITMKLTKDIPIAEIEDMIKNDNQWVKFIPNNKADSLAGLTPAAVSGSLTVPVGRVRKMKMGPQYLSAFTCGDQLLWGAAEPLRRMLQILKER
- the leuB gene encoding 3-isopropylmalate dehydrogenase, which gives rise to MGQLFKVAVLPGDGIGPEVMAEALKVLDAVEKRYDVKFERTHANVGGAGIDLEGRALPETTVNICKAADAILFGSVGGPKWETLPPDEQPERGALLPLRKIFGLYANLRPAIIFPSLTSASSLKEEVIAGGFDILVIRELTGGIYFSQPKGIDGAGRDRVGVDTMRYSVPEIERIAHVAFQAAQKRGKKVCSIDKANVLSTSVLWREIVINIAKEYPDVELSHMYVDNAAMQLVRWPKQFDVILCENMFGDILSDEAAMLTGSLGMLPSASLAEGTFGMYEPSGGSAPDIAGQGIANPIAQILSAGMMLRYSFGMVEAADAIDNAVAKVLDQGYRTRDIYQEKAGEKLVNTKEIGDAIIANL
- a CDS encoding aspartate-semialdehyde dehydrogenase, giving the protein MKKTWNVAVVGATGAVGTQMIECLEERKFPVGQIKFLASARSAGQVLEFNGKPVTVEELKHDSFDGIDIALFSAGGARSEEFCPSAAKAGAVCIDNSSAWRMDKDVPLVVPEVNPHAIADYRKKGIIANPNCSTIQMVVALKPLHDFGTIKRIVVSTYQAVSGTGNKAIDELRIQTGELLNGRPPKNEVYPHRIAFNCLPQIDSFCDNGYTKEEMKMVNETRKIMEADIATTATCVRVPVFYGHSESVNIETEKKITVAKARELLEDAPGVELVDNPPNGEYPMAMDVAGEDLTLVGRIREDASIKNGLNLWIVADNLRKGAATNAVQIAEILVEQYLK
- a CDS encoding ChaN family lipoprotein; translated protein: MLLIARLAQCAAVLSLLTMTACSTPRAGKPVLGDPENPYPMQKAAEIGDIIHLPTGTLVTPQQMFDVVTDARVVYVGETHDNPAAHRLELDTLKAMEQRYPGKVALGMEMFVRSQQPVLDRWVAGELDEKAFLKASRWYDNWKMDFAYYRDLLLYAREKRIPVVALNAEKELVQAVRMKPLEELTPEQKAQLPQMDLSDPYQRAQTESIFSGHNSHGKMAIEGFIRAQTLWDETMAESAVRYLTSASGKDRRLLVVAGGNHVGYGFGIPRRAFRRLPASYATIGGHEVVVRRAEKPVMMDVETPDFPTVSFDFLVNYAYEGLPAPGVLLGVMFEPDPKGRGLVVNTVVPDSNASRAGVQKGDLLLAMDNEPLKESLDLVYAVKQKHVGDKSTLKLERKGEVMDIEVVFKIGEAPKHGKP